One segment of Halomonas sp. TD01 DNA contains the following:
- the zapB gene encoding cell division protein ZapB produces MSLELFNQLEQKITDTVEALELMKLENEELRGENALLKQEREEWERRLQGVLRKFEDIESDSVS; encoded by the coding sequence ATGAGCCTTGAGTTATTTAACCAGTTGGAACAGAAAATCACCGACACCGTTGAGGCGTTGGAATTGATGAAGCTTGAAAATGAAGAACTGCGTGGCGAAAACGCTCTGCTAAAACAGGAGCGTGAGGAGTGGGAGCGTCGATTACAGGGCGTGCTCAGAAAATTTGAAGACATCGAAAGCGATAGCGTGTCTTAA
- a CDS encoding ion channel has translation MPVLQQLLKVLKASTINVSWTFLLMLALAHMTTSWLLMGLTGEEVTGSLSLWLYFYVVTASTVGYGDFSPASTAGQLIAVFYLIPGGISLFAALIGKATVTVGNFWRQQMQGKGDYSDLTGHTVVLGWHGETTEKIIDILKADRQLPDEIVLCVTKDINNPRPGDLKFVKGDSFANMELLKRAGVENASRIIIYDGSDERVATVALSAYSLKSPGCHIVAHCENPNTAAMLRRTLPGIECTEAMALEMLVRSATDAGISRVVNELLAVNHGATQYQTQLQDIPKGSTFGQLFNQAKEAHNATLLGVTSGSDEANMLNPPSTRELSDGDVLYYMAYERLTSAHFSSLLA, from the coding sequence ATGCCAGTGCTACAACAGCTACTGAAAGTTTTGAAAGCCTCTACAATTAACGTCAGTTGGACGTTTCTGTTGATGCTAGCGCTGGCTCATATGACAACCTCGTGGCTGCTCATGGGGCTCACCGGCGAAGAGGTCACGGGTTCACTGTCGCTGTGGCTGTATTTTTACGTCGTTACGGCGTCCACCGTGGGCTACGGAGACTTCTCACCGGCCTCTACCGCGGGGCAACTGATCGCTGTGTTTTATCTGATCCCGGGCGGCATTTCGCTGTTTGCTGCCCTGATCGGTAAAGCAACCGTCACGGTGGGCAATTTTTGGAGGCAGCAAATGCAAGGAAAAGGCGATTACAGCGACCTTACTGGTCACACGGTGGTGCTGGGCTGGCACGGAGAAACCACTGAAAAGATCATTGATATTCTCAAAGCTGATCGGCAGCTCCCCGATGAAATCGTGCTGTGTGTCACAAAAGATATTAACAACCCACGTCCGGGTGATTTAAAGTTCGTCAAGGGTGATAGCTTCGCCAATATGGAGCTCCTCAAGCGCGCAGGCGTTGAAAACGCTAGCCGTATTATTATCTATGACGGCAGCGATGAACGCGTGGCTACCGTAGCGCTTTCCGCTTATAGCCTGAAATCCCCTGGCTGCCACATCGTTGCCCACTGCGAAAACCCCAATACCGCAGCTATGTTGCGCCGAACATTGCCGGGCATCGAATGCACAGAGGCCATGGCACTGGAAATGTTGGTGCGCTCAGCCACCGATGCAGGCATTAGCCGCGTCGTTAATGAGCTGCTCGCGGTGAATCATGGCGCCACTCAGTACCAAACGCAGCTGCAAGATATTCCTAAAGGCAGCACATTTGGCCAACTATTTAATCAGGCCAAGGAAGCTCATAATGCCACTCTGCTGGGCGTTACTTCCGGCAGCGACGAGGCGAACATGCTCAACCCGCCCTCCACCCGTGAGCTGAGTGATGGCGATGTGCTGTATTACATGGCCTATGAGCGTCTGACGTCGGCACATTTTTCATCACTGCTGGCATGA
- a CDS encoding DUF2491 family protein: MLGSLKSLFRSNSKSVQQKHASETAQRSNGLPAGMTPDDFNGLRLGGMVSLNMLSLKAFDSLNFDASWSGAAQEIAAVGVVELGQGEQLARFYLENDTWIQASIANGKVFEYKLFDFLSSQHVSNLEFDGLINQPDSHTPAHPLGKSSFTLEASDDIQDDLKRYQRVWGAENSEWSAPVVLEETVTRADGSGISQVTHHCMLYERHDQASERFEYILLSAEADELEGSYQLVTSLGIDISAVIIEAH, translated from the coding sequence ATGCTTGGTTCACTTAAATCATTATTCCGTTCCAACAGTAAAAGCGTGCAGCAAAAGCATGCCAGCGAAACCGCCCAGCGCTCTAACGGCCTGCCGGCGGGCATGACCCCAGATGACTTTAATGGCCTGCGGCTTGGCGGTATGGTGTCGCTCAATATGCTGTCGCTGAAAGCGTTTGATAGCCTGAATTTTGATGCTAGTTGGAGCGGCGCGGCGCAAGAGATAGCCGCGGTCGGCGTCGTCGAACTCGGCCAGGGCGAACAGCTCGCGCGCTTTTATCTGGAGAATGACACCTGGATTCAAGCCTCTATTGCCAACGGCAAGGTGTTTGAATACAAACTGTTCGACTTCCTGTCGTCACAACATGTTTCTAATCTTGAATTTGATGGCCTGATCAATCAACCGGATAGCCACACCCCGGCCCACCCACTTGGTAAGAGCAGCTTTACGCTGGAAGCTAGCGATGACATTCAAGATGATCTTAAACGCTATCAGCGCGTATGGGGCGCTGAAAACAGCGAATGGTCAGCCCCCGTTGTGCTTGAGGAAACGGTGACTCGCGCCGATGGCAGCGGAATTTCCCAAGTCACGCATCACTGCATGCTCTATGAACGTCATGATCAAGCCTCAGAGCGTTTTGAATATATCCTGCTCAGTGCTGAAGCCGATGAATTGGAAGGCAGCTACCAGCTAGTCACCAGCC
- the ftsY gene encoding signal recognition particle-docking protein FtsY, with protein MFGFFKRKKKHDSQQEQQDQQALSQEEHGEVEVTKEPALEHEAGQASPTEEVAQETPATEATLPEHKAPVEETAEKAQVSESELESESELGSVSEPEPEPEPEPEPEPEPEPEPVTMTAPKPALQEKPVAEKGEKKGWFARIKSGLGKTRANLTDGIADLFLGKKQIDDELLEDLETQLLMADVGIEATSEIIERLEARVSRKELNNPEALYRGLQEELASMLAPVATPLNFEKDSDGPFVILVVGVNGVGKTTTIGKLTQRFQREGKSVMLAAGDTFRAAAVEQLKVWGERNNAPVIAQHTGADSASVIYDAVAAAKARGVDVLIADTAGRLHNKSHLMEELKKVHRVMQKLDSTAPHEVMLVLDAGTGQNAISQASTFNDAVPISGITLTKLDGTAKGGIIFALAKQLKTPIRFIGVGEGLDDLRPFEADDFVNALFDRQGDDGRA; from the coding sequence ATGTTCGGTTTTTTCAAACGTAAGAAAAAGCACGACTCCCAGCAGGAGCAGCAAGATCAGCAGGCGCTGTCTCAGGAGGAGCATGGCGAAGTAGAGGTTACCAAAGAGCCAGCGCTAGAGCATGAAGCAGGGCAGGCCTCGCCAACGGAGGAAGTTGCACAAGAAACGCCAGCGACTGAAGCTACGCTACCCGAGCATAAGGCGCCTGTAGAAGAAACCGCCGAGAAGGCACAGGTAAGTGAATCAGAACTAGAATCTGAGTCCGAGCTAGGCTCCGTTTCAGAACCAGAACCAGAACCAGAACCAGAACCAGAACCAGAACCAGAACCAGAACCAGAACCAGTCACAATGACAGCGCCTAAACCGGCTCTTCAAGAGAAGCCTGTGGCTGAAAAAGGTGAAAAGAAAGGTTGGTTCGCACGAATTAAGTCAGGGCTCGGCAAAACTCGCGCCAATCTAACCGATGGTATTGCCGACCTGTTTTTGGGCAAAAAACAGATCGATGATGAGCTGTTGGAAGATCTTGAAACCCAACTGCTCATGGCAGATGTAGGCATTGAAGCCACCAGCGAGATTATTGAGCGCCTTGAAGCGCGCGTTTCGCGCAAAGAGCTGAATAACCCGGAAGCGCTTTATCGCGGTTTGCAGGAGGAGTTGGCGTCGATGCTGGCGCCGGTAGCGACGCCGCTAAATTTTGAAAAAGACAGCGATGGGCCTTTTGTCATTCTCGTGGTAGGTGTTAACGGCGTAGGTAAAACGACGACTATCGGCAAGCTGACCCAGCGTTTTCAGCGTGAAGGTAAAAGCGTCATGCTCGCTGCAGGTGACACCTTCCGTGCAGCGGCGGTTGAACAGCTTAAAGTGTGGGGCGAACGTAACAACGCCCCGGTGATTGCGCAGCACACAGGCGCTGATAGTGCTTCAGTGATTTACGACGCCGTTGCGGCTGCCAAAGCGCGAGGGGTAGACGTGCTGATTGCCGACACGGCAGGGCGGCTGCACAACAAAAGTCATCTGATGGAAGAGCTGAAAAAAGTCCATCGCGTCATGCAAAAGCTGGATAGCACCGCTCCCCATGAGGTGATGTTGGTGCTAGATGCAGGGACTGGGCAAAACGCCATTTCCCAGGCCAGCACATTTAACGATGCTGTGCCGATCAGTGGCATCACATTGACGAAGCTGGACGGTACCGCCAAAGGCGGAATTATTTTCGCATTAGCGAAGCAGCTAAAAACACCGATTCGCTTTATTGGCGTGGGCGAGGGCCTGGATGACCTCCGCCCCTTCGAGGCAGATGATTTTGTTAACGCGCTGTTTGACCGGCAAGGGGATGATGGCCGCGCATGA
- the ftsX gene encoding permease-like cell division protein FtsX: MKRAATPRSTGAAPKGKRQAARTSSEPPAERRGARSQQTRFSSRLRAWGRHHRAMALDSLYRLVRHPVGNLLTMLAIAIALVLPAALWLTLDSAKLLDAELDESATLTVYLETTVDAAQSTRIEEAVIADEGVETTRLISAEQGMVEFQQSLGIEDTLAGLEDNPLPASIVIYPQSVEPAAMAQLAQRLEAFSGVDEVRVDLAWVERLRHLADLGRRVALALGVLFGCGVLLVVGNTIRLSVESRRREIEVVMLIGATHAFVRRPFLYSGAWYGVGGGLLALGLLGLGNHWLSMPVAALAASYGASFVLPQLDVTGSTILLSCSTLLGWLGAWLAVTRHLSSIRPR, translated from the coding sequence ATGAAACGTGCTGCGACACCCCGTTCTACAGGTGCAGCGCCCAAGGGTAAGCGACAAGCGGCCAGAACCTCCAGTGAGCCACCCGCCGAGCGGCGCGGGGCGCGTTCACAGCAAACACGCTTTAGCAGTCGCTTACGCGCCTGGGGACGCCATCACCGTGCAATGGCATTGGATAGCCTTTATCGCCTGGTACGTCATCCTGTGGGTAATTTGCTAACCATGCTGGCCATCGCTATTGCGTTAGTTTTGCCTGCGGCACTTTGGTTAACCTTGGATAGCGCCAAGTTGCTAGACGCAGAACTTGATGAGAGTGCAACCCTCACCGTTTATCTGGAAACGACCGTAGACGCTGCGCAGTCCACTCGCATTGAAGAGGCCGTCATTGCGGACGAGGGCGTCGAAACGACCCGCCTTATCAGCGCAGAGCAAGGTATGGTTGAGTTTCAGCAGTCCCTTGGTATTGAAGATACCCTGGCAGGGCTTGAAGATAACCCCCTGCCAGCCAGTATTGTGATTTACCCGCAGAGCGTTGAACCCGCCGCTATGGCACAGCTGGCACAGCGTTTGGAAGCGTTCTCTGGGGTAGACGAAGTGCGCGTAGATTTGGCGTGGGTAGAGCGTTTACGTCATTTGGCGGATCTTGGGCGACGGGTGGCGCTCGCGCTTGGTGTGCTATTTGGCTGTGGTGTGCTGCTGGTGGTGGGCAACACTATTCGTCTTTCGGTTGAAAGCCGACGGAGAGAAATCGAAGTGGTGATGCTTATTGGCGCGACCCATGCCTTTGTTCGGAGGCCCTTTCTATATAGCGGGGCTTGGTACGGTGTTGGGGGCGGCCTGCTGGCGCTGGGGTTGTTGGGGCTTGGCAACCATTGGTTGTCGATGCCCGTTGCAGCTCTGGCTGCAAGCTATGGGGCGAGCTTTGTATTGCCGCAGTTGGACGTGACAGGCTCTACAATTCTGCTATCTTGCAGTACACTACTGGGCTGGC
- a CDS encoding GNAT family N-acetyltransferase has protein sequence MISPLSVANSAELQALEAQANSGISSQHLHDALDDPNSQVIGYWQPPAPVGHVSVGDILLGYAIVVRLPFEAELQAIGVLPQQQGQGIGGKLIGEVVACARQWQSERLLLEVRASNQRAIRLYQHYEFNEDGRRRGYYPAAQGAAGREDALLMSRLL, from the coding sequence GTGATAAGCCCATTAAGCGTTGCTAACAGCGCTGAGTTACAGGCCTTAGAAGCACAAGCTAACAGTGGCATAAGCTCGCAGCATCTCCACGATGCGCTAGACGACCCTAATTCACAGGTGATTGGTTACTGGCAACCACCAGCACCGGTTGGCCATGTGTCCGTTGGCGATATATTACTTGGCTATGCCATCGTGGTTCGTTTGCCATTTGAGGCAGAGCTTCAAGCGATTGGAGTGCTCCCTCAACAGCAGGGTCAGGGAATCGGTGGCAAGCTGATTGGCGAAGTGGTCGCCTGTGCTAGGCAGTGGCAAAGCGAGCGCCTACTGCTCGAAGTGCGGGCAAGTAACCAGCGTGCGATAAGGCTCTATCAACACTACGAGTTTAATGAAGATGGTCGGCGCCGAGGTTATTACCCGGCTGCACAGGGTGCGGCCGGGCGAGAAGATGCGCTACTGATGTCGCGCTTGCTTTAA
- the ftsE gene encoding cell division ATP-binding protein FtsE, with protein MIAFEHVGKRYGGRFEALAHLNFRVARGEMVFLTGHSGAGKSSLLRLIMRLEKPSRGRVVVAGHDIAELHASQVPFYRRQIGVVFQDHQLLFDRSVFRNVSLPLEIQGVEPREAARRVRAALDKVGLLHREKALPVELSGGEQQRVGIARAVVNKPALLLADEPTGNLDPQLSADIMALFEDFNRIGTTVMIASHDLALIARLRHRILRLRDGRLVADEGAV; from the coding sequence ATGATCGCTTTTGAACATGTGGGTAAGCGCTATGGAGGGCGCTTTGAGGCGCTAGCGCACCTGAATTTTCGCGTTGCAAGAGGCGAAATGGTGTTCCTGACCGGGCATTCTGGTGCTGGTAAAAGCTCGTTGCTGCGACTGATTATGCGTCTCGAAAAGCCCAGTCGTGGTCGGGTAGTGGTGGCAGGGCACGATATTGCCGAGCTCCATGCCAGCCAAGTGCCGTTTTACCGTCGGCAAATTGGTGTGGTGTTTCAAGATCACCAATTGCTGTTTGATCGCAGCGTGTTCCGTAATGTATCTCTGCCGCTCGAAATTCAAGGGGTGGAGCCGCGAGAAGCAGCGCGGCGCGTTCGTGCTGCGCTGGATAAAGTCGGACTTTTACACCGCGAAAAAGCGCTGCCGGTAGAGCTTTCTGGCGGTGAGCAGCAGCGTGTGGGAATTGCTCGCGCGGTGGTTAATAAGCCAGCCCTGTTACTGGCCGATGAGCCTACCGGTAACTTAGACCCACAGCTTTCTGCCGACATTATGGCGCTGTTTGAAGACTTTAATCGTATCGGGACCACCGTGATGATTGCCAGTCACGACTTAGCGCTGATTGCGCGGCTGCGCCACCGAATTTTGCGTTTGCGGGATGGCCGTCTGGTGGCAGATGAGGGGGCCGTATGA
- a CDS encoding DUF2170 family protein has translation MNTQTRLEAIKRSVEQNELNWPNADITLDQDNDSLVFTLKDYGDLPVTLTYSDEEWLVMTEVAPTSAVEDINSFNDALLRLGMALPLVSVGIHTLVDEDYYVVYGQLFADCKLEAISAEVEACAQAALEIADLID, from the coding sequence ATGAATACACAGACACGACTTGAAGCGATTAAACGCAGCGTGGAACAGAACGAGCTTAACTGGCCTAACGCTGACATCACCCTCGACCAGGACAACGATTCATTGGTGTTTACGCTCAAGGACTACGGCGACTTACCTGTTACCCTGACGTATTCCGACGAAGAATGGCTGGTGATGACTGAAGTGGCTCCTACCAGCGCAGTTGAGGATATCAACTCGTTCAACGATGCTTTGTTACGCTTGGGCATGGCTCTTCCGCTGGTCAGCGTTGGCATCCACACCCTGGTTGACGAAGATTACTATGTGGTCTACGGCCAGTTGTTTGCAGATTGCAAACTCGAAGCCATCAGCGCAGAAGTTGAAGCCTGCGCTCAGGCCGCACTGGAAATTGCCGATTTAATCGACTGA
- a CDS encoding PspA/IM30 family protein: MLLRKIFTALRGKATETGEAIVDSQGIRIMEQELRDAKTAMNRANEELTTIMARRNLAAKEVDTLSDKMAEYEKSAMAALEKGEQSLAEEVAGEIARLESEREIAQANVTQYDGTIEALKSTIAKSKGEIRRVEQQMSHVKATEAAQKAQAAVASQHAGQNASMNSAVASLERIKERQALQAEKLKIGESMQAQDSGADLEARLSQAGIGKQQTSGSDVLARLKAKQNAGN; this comes from the coding sequence ATGTTACTACGCAAAATATTTACCGCCCTGCGCGGCAAAGCCACTGAAACCGGCGAAGCGATTGTCGATAGTCAGGGGATTCGTATTATGGAACAGGAATTGCGTGACGCCAAAACAGCAATGAACCGGGCTAATGAAGAGCTCACTACCATTATGGCTAGGCGCAACCTTGCCGCCAAGGAAGTAGATACGCTGTCGGATAAAATGGCCGAGTATGAAAAAAGCGCCATGGCAGCGCTTGAGAAAGGCGAGCAGAGCCTAGCTGAAGAAGTTGCGGGAGAAATTGCCCGTCTGGAAAGCGAGCGAGAAATCGCTCAGGCCAATGTCACCCAGTACGATGGCACCATCGAAGCGCTGAAGTCGACCATCGCTAAATCTAAAGGTGAAATCCGCCGCGTTGAGCAGCAGATGTCCCACGTCAAAGCCACTGAAGCCGCGCAAAAAGCACAGGCTGCCGTTGCCTCTCAACACGCTGGCCAAAATGCCAGCATGAACAGCGCTGTTGCCTCCCTTGAGCGCATTAAAGAGCGCCAAGCTCTGCAAGCTGAAAAGCTCAAGATCGGTGAATCAATGCAAGCGCAGGATTCCGGTGCCGACTTGGAAGCACGCCTTTCCCAGGCAGGTATCGGCAAGCAGCAAACCTCGGGAAGCGATGTACTGGCTCGCCTAAAGGCGAAACAAAATGCCGGCAACTGA
- a CDS encoding BolA family protein: MAMQTQIEQKLAALTPDVLHVENESHMHNVPANAETHFKVTLVSDSFDGMMPVKRHQQIYALLADELSGPVHALALHLYTPKEWQARGGERPNSPNCRGGGQ; encoded by the coding sequence ATGGCGATGCAGACACAGATTGAGCAGAAGTTAGCGGCGTTAACGCCCGACGTGCTGCACGTAGAAAATGAAAGCCACATGCATAACGTGCCGGCTAACGCTGAGACACACTTTAAAGTCACCCTGGTAAGCGATAGCTTTGATGGCATGATGCCAGTGAAGCGACACCAGCAGATTTACGCGTTGCTTGCCGATGAGTTGTCTGGCCCCGTGCATGCATTAGCATTGCATCTTTACACTCCAAAAGAGTGGCAGGCACGTGGCGGCGAACGCCCTAATTCGCCTAACTGTCGTGGCGGCGGCCAGTGA
- a CDS encoding MFS transporter encodes MRLFETRAGDDGLPGPARTLAVMALVTGTLMAVVDTTMINLALPTIAADLNISASRAVWITNVFQVVCAAFLLVFAGISELVTRRRLYLIGLATFVVAALGAALSRNLETLLVFRALQGLGAAATLSIGPSLYRAIFPSRLLGSALGLSALVVAGGYAAGPTLSGVILSFADWPWLFALNVPLGVCSLWLASRALPRDKPRQGSFDVLGALLSMLMLASFFLAMDAVGHAAPLWQSGGWAVVAVLACTLFIQRQRHAPYPLLPLSIFAEKRFTLAVSASGLAFIGQGLTFVALSFFYQEQMGFSPLETAWLFTPWPLAIMVVGPLAGRLADRINPSLLSSVGLVLLIMGLVALALVDESTGVAGSLWRTALCGIGFGLFQPPNNREMMGSLPPERSANVSGVMSTTRTVGQSFGVALVGAALALGSPVQVTLWLGAGTTLLALVASLSRVALAQRALIERRASSVSK; translated from the coding sequence ATGCGATTGTTTGAAACTCGGGCGGGTGACGACGGTTTGCCTGGGCCTGCGCGTACGCTAGCCGTAATGGCACTCGTCACCGGCACGCTGATGGCGGTAGTCGACACCACCATGATTAATTTGGCCCTCCCGACGATTGCCGCAGACCTGAATATATCCGCCTCTAGAGCAGTATGGATCACCAATGTGTTCCAGGTGGTCTGTGCGGCTTTTCTGCTCGTGTTTGCAGGCATCAGCGAGTTGGTGACCCGAAGACGGCTCTATTTAATCGGCCTGGCTACCTTCGTAGTGGCGGCATTGGGAGCGGCCCTATCGCGTAACTTAGAAACATTGCTGGTGTTTCGCGCTTTACAAGGTTTGGGAGCGGCGGCCACGCTGTCTATCGGCCCGTCGCTGTATCGGGCGATTTTTCCGTCACGCTTATTGGGTAGCGCTTTGGGGCTGAGCGCATTAGTGGTAGCCGGTGGCTACGCGGCAGGCCCCACGCTGAGTGGTGTTATCCTCTCGTTTGCCGACTGGCCCTGGCTATTCGCGCTCAATGTTCCACTTGGTGTTTGTTCGTTGTGGCTTGCCAGTCGTGCGCTGCCTAGAGATAAGCCACGTCAGGGTAGCTTTGATGTGCTGGGTGCGCTTCTGTCTATGTTGATGCTCGCCAGTTTTTTTCTCGCCATGGACGCAGTCGGCCACGCCGCACCACTGTGGCAAAGCGGTGGCTGGGCGGTGGTAGCTGTGCTGGCCTGTACGCTGTTTATTCAACGCCAGCGCCACGCGCCTTATCCGCTGTTACCGCTGAGTATATTTGCTGAAAAACGCTTTACGCTGGCTGTTTCAGCGTCTGGTCTGGCCTTTATCGGCCAGGGGCTAACGTTTGTCGCGCTATCGTTTTTTTATCAGGAGCAGATGGGGTTCTCGCCGCTTGAAACGGCATGGCTGTTCACCCCATGGCCGTTAGCGATTATGGTGGTTGGTCCGCTGGCAGGTCGTTTGGCTGATCGGATTAATCCCAGCCTACTTTCAAGCGTAGGCTTGGTGCTGCTGATTATGGGGTTAGTGGCGCTAGCGCTCGTGGATGAATCCACTGGCGTGGCAGGCAGCCTGTGGCGCACGGCGTTGTGTGGCATCGGGTTTGGTCTGTTTCAGCCACCTAACAATCGTGAAATGATGGGGAGTCTTCCACCTGAGCGAAGCGCCAACGTATCTGGTGTGATGAGCACCACCCGTACCGTTGGGCAATCGTTTGGGGTGGCCTTGGTGGGTGCAGCCTTGGCGCTGGGTTCACCCGTCCAGGTAACTTTATGGCTGGGAGCGGGCACTACGCTGCTAGCGCTGGTAGCAAGCCTTTCCCGGGTGGCGCTGGCCCAGCGTGCTCTCATTGAGCGGCGGGCATCGTCTGTTAGCAAGTAA
- the rsmD gene encoding 16S rRNA (guanine(966)-N(2))-methyltransferase RsmD: MKRQRSSRPSTSRSSTARRGPTKPPGKLRIIGGDFRRRQLPVLDHPGLRPTPDRVRETLFNWLGQHLFGKQVLDLFAGTGALGLEALSRGASHVTFVERDARVAAQISENIITLGASNGRVVSTDTLTFLNQPCQPADVVFLDPPFHQGLAVSCCSALETGRWLADDAMIYLETEKSLSPEVPSNWQLYRETQAGESTARLYLRKPV, encoded by the coding sequence ATGAAACGACAACGCTCTTCTCGCCCCTCTACTTCTCGCTCATCGACGGCGCGGCGCGGGCCTACCAAACCGCCAGGTAAGCTTCGCATCATCGGCGGCGATTTTCGCCGCCGTCAGCTTCCCGTACTTGACCATCCCGGGCTTCGACCAACTCCTGACCGCGTGCGTGAAACGCTGTTTAACTGGCTAGGACAGCACCTGTTTGGCAAACAAGTGCTTGATCTCTTTGCAGGCACGGGAGCGCTCGGGCTTGAAGCACTTTCCCGAGGCGCCAGCCACGTTACATTTGTCGAGCGCGACGCCCGGGTAGCCGCGCAGATTAGTGAAAATATTATCACCCTTGGAGCCAGTAATGGTCGGGTGGTCTCCACCGACACGCTCACTTTTCTCAATCAACCCTGCCAACCTGCGGATGTCGTCTTTCTTGACCCGCCATTTCATCAAGGATTAGCCGTTTCTTGCTGCTCAGCGTTAGAAACCGGTCGCTGGCTTGCAGACGATGCCATGATTTACCTGGAAACTGAAAAGTCGCTCTCTCCAGAAGTGCCTAGTAACTGGCAGCTTTATCGGGAAACCCAGGCAGGCGAAAGTACCGCCCGCCTCTATCTTCGTAAACCCGTGTAA